From Pseudomonas vanderleydeniana, the proteins below share one genomic window:
- a CDS encoding MetQ/NlpA family ABC transporter substrate-binding protein, translating to MKTIRFTQPVKALALALGLFSVAAHAADAPLKVGTTAAFAIPLEAAVEEAGKQGLKVELVEFTDWIAPNVSLAAGDIDVNYFQHIPFLENAKAAAGFDLVPFAPGIINNVGLYSKQYKSFAELPEGATVAIANDPINSGRGLQLLAKAGLITLKPGVGYKATEDDIVANPKKIKILQVEAVQLVRAYDDADLVQGYPAYIRLAKSFDAGSALLFDGLDHKEYVIQFVIQPKEKNDPRLIKFVDIYQHSPAVRAALDKAHGKLYQAGWEG from the coding sequence ATGAAAACAATACGCTTCACTCAGCCAGTCAAGGCACTGGCCCTCGCCCTCGGCCTGTTCAGCGTCGCCGCCCACGCCGCCGACGCCCCACTCAAGGTCGGTACCACCGCCGCCTTCGCCATCCCGCTGGAAGCCGCCGTGGAAGAGGCCGGCAAACAGGGCCTGAAGGTCGAGCTGGTGGAGTTCACCGACTGGATCGCACCCAACGTCAGCCTTGCTGCCGGCGATATCGACGTGAACTACTTCCAGCACATCCCGTTCCTGGAAAACGCCAAGGCCGCCGCCGGTTTCGACCTGGTGCCCTTTGCCCCGGGGATCATCAACAACGTCGGCCTCTACTCGAAGCAGTACAAGAGCTTCGCCGAGCTGCCCGAGGGCGCGACCGTGGCCATCGCCAACGACCCGATCAACAGCGGTCGTGGCCTGCAGCTGCTGGCCAAGGCCGGCCTGATCACCCTCAAGCCCGGCGTCGGCTACAAGGCCACCGAGGACGACATCGTCGCCAACCCGAAGAAGATCAAGATTCTCCAGGTCGAGGCCGTGCAACTGGTACGGGCCTACGACGACGCCGACCTGGTGCAGGGCTACCCGGCCTACATTCGCCTGGCGAAGAGCTTCGACGCCGGCTCCGCGCTGCTGTTCGACGGCCTCGACCACAAGGAGTACGTGATCCAGTTCGTCATCCAGCCGAAAGAGAAGAACGACCCGCGGCTGATCAAGTTCGTCGATATCTACCAACATTCGCCCGCCGTGCGCGCTGCCCTGGATAAAGCCCATGGCAAGCTGTACCAGGCCGGCTGGGAAGGCTGA
- a CDS encoding SfnB family sulfur acquisition oxidoreductase: MSQFSPRVAVISSDEQALIVASDLAEDFKRDSQLRDRERRLPLPELEVFSRSGLWGISVPKEYGGAGVSNVTLAKVTQLIAEADASLGQIPQNHFYALEVLRVNGNEAQKRRLYAEVLAGRRFGNALAELGTKTAHDRVTHLRRDGEGYRINGRKFYSTGSLYAQRIPTSVVDEQGVQQLAFVPRDSAGLTVIDDWTGFGQRTTGSGSVVFEDVFVAAEDVIPFQSAFERPTPVGPLAQILHAAIDTGIARAAYEDALHFVRTRTRPWIDSGIEKAVDDPLTLKSIGHLSIRLSATEALLERAGEFLDRAQADTNADSVAAASIAVAEVRAISTEISLAAGSTLFELAGSQATLAEHGLDRHWRNARVHTLHDPVRWKYHAVGNYYLNDENPPLRGTI; the protein is encoded by the coding sequence ATGTCACAGTTTTCCCCACGCGTCGCGGTCATCTCCAGCGACGAGCAAGCCCTGATCGTCGCCAGCGACCTGGCCGAGGATTTCAAGCGCGACAGCCAACTGCGCGACCGTGAACGGCGCCTGCCGCTGCCCGAGCTGGAAGTGTTTTCCCGCTCCGGCCTGTGGGGCATCAGCGTGCCAAAAGAGTACGGGGGTGCCGGGGTGTCGAACGTCACCCTGGCCAAGGTCACGCAACTGATCGCCGAGGCCGACGCCTCCCTCGGGCAGATTCCACAGAACCATTTCTACGCCCTCGAAGTGCTGCGGGTGAATGGCAACGAGGCGCAGAAACGCCGGCTGTATGCCGAGGTCCTGGCCGGTCGCCGTTTCGGCAATGCGCTGGCCGAACTGGGCACGAAAACCGCCCACGACCGGGTCACCCACCTGCGCCGTGACGGCGAGGGCTATCGCATCAATGGGCGCAAGTTCTATTCGACCGGTTCGCTCTATGCCCAGCGCATTCCCACCTCGGTGGTGGACGAGCAGGGCGTGCAGCAACTGGCCTTCGTCCCGCGCGACAGCGCCGGGCTGACGGTGATCGACGACTGGACCGGTTTCGGCCAGCGCACCACCGGCAGTGGCTCGGTGGTGTTCGAGGATGTGTTCGTTGCCGCCGAGGACGTGATCCCGTTCCAGAGCGCCTTCGAACGCCCGACACCGGTCGGGCCGCTGGCGCAGATCCTCCATGCGGCCATCGACACCGGCATCGCCCGGGCGGCCTACGAGGATGCCCTGCATTTCGTCCGTACCCGCACCCGGCCGTGGATCGATTCGGGTATCGAAAAGGCGGTCGACGACCCGCTGACACTCAAGAGCATCGGTCACCTGAGCATCCGCCTGAGTGCAACCGAAGCGCTACTGGAGCGCGCTGGCGAGTTTCTCGACCGGGCCCAGGCCGACACCAATGCCGACAGCGTGGCGGCGGCGTCGATCGCTGTCGCCGAGGTCCGGGCGATCAGCACGGAAATCTCCCTGGCCGCCGGCAGCACCCTGTTCGAACTGGCCGGCAGCCAGGCGACCCTGGCCGAACACGGCCTCGACCGGCACTGGCGCAATGCCCGGGTGCACACGCTGCACGACCCGGTGCGCTGGAAGTATCACGCGGTGGGCAACTACTACCTCAATGATGAAAACCCGCCACTGCGGGGGACTATCTGA
- a CDS encoding methionine ABC transporter ATP-binding protein codes for MSVASLQRPQAQVPRAAEQTELHPELNRAHVRFIGVGKTYDGHHGPVHALQGIDLVIQRGEVFGIIGRSGAGKSSLIRTINRLEQPSSGRVLIDQVDIGEFDEDRLVELRRRVGMIFQHFNLMSAKTVWQNVELPLKVAGVPRLAREQKVRELLELVGLRDKHKAYPAQLSGGQKQRVGIARALVHDPAILLCDEATSALDPETTQSILGLLREINQRLGLTVVLITHEMSVIREICDRVVVLERGKVVEQGPVWQVFGDPQHEVSRTLLAPLQHALPEELQGRLRAQPESAEAAVVLRLQFTGSASDEPDLAALFSALGGRVRLLQGGVERIQGHALGQLLLSVSGSPLDAEALRQRAARWAQQVEVLGHVA; via the coding sequence ATGAGTGTCGCCAGCCTCCAGCGCCCGCAGGCCCAGGTGCCACGCGCGGCCGAACAGACCGAGCTGCATCCCGAGCTCAACCGTGCCCACGTGCGCTTCATCGGCGTGGGCAAGACCTACGACGGCCACCACGGCCCGGTGCACGCCCTGCAAGGCATCGACCTGGTGATCCAGCGCGGCGAGGTGTTCGGCATCATCGGCCGCAGCGGCGCCGGCAAGTCATCGCTGATCCGCACCATCAACCGCCTGGAGCAACCCAGCTCGGGGCGGGTACTGATCGACCAGGTGGACATCGGCGAGTTCGACGAAGACCGCCTGGTGGAGCTGCGGCGGCGGGTCGGCATGATCTTCCAGCACTTCAACCTGATGTCGGCCAAGACCGTCTGGCAGAACGTCGAGCTGCCGTTGAAGGTGGCCGGGGTACCCAGGCTCGCGCGTGAGCAGAAGGTGCGCGAGCTGCTGGAGCTGGTCGGCCTGCGGGACAAGCACAAGGCCTATCCGGCGCAGTTGTCGGGTGGGCAGAAACAGCGGGTGGGGATTGCCCGGGCGCTGGTGCATGACCCGGCGATCCTGCTGTGCGACGAGGCGACGTCGGCGCTCGACCCGGAGACCACCCAGTCGATTCTTGGCCTGCTGCGCGAGATCAACCAGCGGTTGGGGCTGACCGTGGTGCTGATCACCCACGAGATGTCGGTGATCCGCGAGATCTGTGATCGCGTGGTGGTGCTCGAGCGCGGCAAGGTGGTCGAGCAGGGGCCGGTGTGGCAGGTATTCGGTGACCCGCAGCATGAGGTCAGCCGGACCTTGCTCGCGCCGCTGCAGCACGCGCTGCCGGAGGAGCTGCAGGGCCGCTTGCGGGCGCAGCCGGAATCGGCGGAGGCGGCCGTGGTGCTGCGTTTGCAGTTCACCGGCAGTGCCAGTGACGAGCCGGACCTGGCCGCACTGTTCAGTGCCCTCGGTGGGCGGGTGCGGCTGTTGCAGGGCGGCGTCGAACGGATCCAGGGGCATGCCCTGGGGCAACTGCTGCTGTCGGTGAGCGGGTCGCCGCTGGATGCCGAGGCGCTGCGCCAGCGCGCTGCCCGTTGGGCGCAACAGGTGGAGGTACTCGGTCATGTGGCTTGA
- a CDS encoding TOBE domain-containing protein, with amino-acid sequence MTIKAINVRNQFKGTIKEIVTGDVLSEIDVQTASGIVTSVITTRSVKELELEIGSEVIAFVKSTEVSIAKL; translated from the coding sequence ATGACCATCAAAGCCATCAACGTGCGCAACCAGTTCAAGGGCACCATCAAGGAAATCGTCACCGGCGACGTGCTGTCGGAAATCGACGTGCAGACCGCATCCGGCATCGTCACCTCGGTGATCACCACCCGTTCGGTCAAGGAACTGGAACTGGAGATCGGCAGCGAAGTGATCGCCTTCGTGAAATCCACCGAGGTGTCGATCGCCAAGCTGTAA
- the ssuB gene encoding aliphatic sulfonates ABC transporter ATP-binding protein: protein MTAQQPPRLLQGIPLAARKLQKTFGERQVLREIDLHIPAGQFVAVVGRSGCGKSTLLRLLAGLDQPTGGDLLAGSAPLSEAREDTRLMFQEARLLPWKKVIDNVGLGLKGNWRPQALQALEAVGLADRANEWPAGLSGGQKQRVALARALIHRPRLLLLDEPLGALDALTRIEMQQLIERLWQQHGFTVLLVTHDVSEAVAIADRVILIEDGQIGLDLHVELPRPRVRGSHRLAALETEVLNRVLSLPGVPPEPEPVSPLPTQLRWAL from the coding sequence ATGACAGCCCAACAACCCCCACGCCTGCTGCAAGGCATTCCGCTGGCAGCGCGCAAACTGCAGAAAACCTTCGGCGAGCGCCAGGTGCTGCGCGAGATCGACCTGCACATTCCGGCCGGGCAATTCGTCGCCGTGGTCGGTCGCAGCGGCTGTGGCAAGAGCACCCTGCTGCGCCTGCTGGCCGGCCTTGACCAGCCCACCGGTGGTGACCTGCTGGCCGGCTCCGCGCCGCTGAGCGAAGCCCGCGAAGACACCCGGCTGATGTTCCAGGAAGCGCGCCTGCTGCCCTGGAAAAAAGTCATCGACAACGTCGGCCTTGGCCTCAAGGGCAACTGGCGCCCGCAGGCCCTGCAGGCGCTGGAAGCGGTCGGCCTGGCCGATCGTGCCAACGAATGGCCGGCGGGTCTGTCCGGCGGCCAGAAACAGCGCGTGGCCCTGGCCCGTGCGCTGATCCACCGACCTCGACTGCTGCTGCTCGACGAACCGCTGGGAGCGCTGGATGCCCTGACCCGGATCGAGATGCAGCAACTGATCGAGCGCCTTTGGCAGCAGCATGGTTTCACCGTGTTGCTGGTGACCCACGACGTCAGCGAAGCCGTGGCCATCGCCGATCGGGTGATCCTGATCGAAGACGGCCAGATCGGCCTCGACCTGCACGTCGAGCTGCCGCGCCCACGGGTGCGGGGTTCCCATCGCCTGGCGGCGCTGGAGACCGAAGTGCTGAACCGGGTGCTGTCGCTGCCTGGCGTGCCACCCGAGCCGGAACCCGTTTCACCCTTGCCCACGCAACTGCGCTGGGCGCTGTAA
- a CDS encoding LLM class flavin-dependent oxidoreductase, whose product MSKKKILLNAFNMNCIGHINHGLWTHPRDNSARYKTIEYWTELAQLLERGLFDGLFIADIVGVYDVYQQSVDVPLRESIQLPVNDPLLLVSAMAAVTKNLGFGLTANLTYETPYLFARRLSTLDHLSRGRVGWNIVTGYLDSAAKAMGLEAQAEHDRRYDQADEYLEVLYKLLEGSWENDAVVNDPVRRVYAEPGKVHKVRHKGEFYQVEGYHLCEPSPQRTPVLFQAGSSERGLLFAGRHAECVFISGQNKAATRAQVDKVRASAEAAGRDGQAIKVFMGINVIVGETEAAAWAKHAEYLGYASAEAGVAHFSASTGIDFSEYELDEPIQYVKSNAIQSATRNLQNNDWTRRKLLEQHALGGRYITVVGSPSQVADELESWIAETGLDGFNLTRIVTPESYEDFIDLVIPELQRRGSYKTAYEQGTLREKLFGEGAHLPPEHAGSTYRQPTA is encoded by the coding sequence ATGAGCAAGAAAAAGATCCTGCTCAATGCCTTCAACATGAACTGCATCGGGCATATCAACCATGGCCTGTGGACCCACCCACGGGACAATTCGGCCCGCTACAAGACCATCGAGTACTGGACCGAACTGGCGCAGTTGCTCGAGCGCGGGCTGTTCGACGGTCTGTTCATCGCCGATATCGTCGGGGTCTACGACGTCTACCAGCAGTCGGTGGACGTGCCGCTGCGCGAGTCGATCCAGCTGCCGGTCAACGACCCGTTGCTGCTGGTCTCGGCCATGGCTGCGGTGACGAAAAACCTCGGCTTCGGCCTGACCGCCAACCTGACCTACGAGACGCCATACCTGTTCGCCCGTCGGTTGTCGACGCTCGACCACCTGAGTCGCGGCCGGGTCGGCTGGAACATCGTCACCGGCTACCTCGACAGCGCCGCCAAGGCGATGGGCCTGGAGGCCCAGGCCGAGCACGACCGCCGCTACGATCAGGCCGACGAGTACCTGGAAGTGCTCTACAAGCTGCTGGAAGGCAGCTGGGAGAACGACGCGGTGGTCAACGATCCGGTACGGCGGGTCTATGCCGAGCCGGGCAAGGTGCACAAGGTGCGACACAAGGGCGAGTTCTACCAGGTGGAGGGTTATCACCTCTGCGAGCCGTCGCCGCAGCGCACACCGGTGCTGTTCCAGGCCGGCAGTTCCGAGCGCGGCCTGTTGTTCGCCGGCCGACATGCCGAGTGCGTGTTCATCAGCGGGCAGAACAAGGCGGCGACCCGGGCGCAGGTGGACAAGGTCCGCGCCAGTGCCGAGGCGGCAGGGCGCGACGGCCAGGCGATCAAGGTGTTCATGGGTATCAACGTGATCGTCGGCGAGACCGAAGCGGCGGCCTGGGCCAAGCATGCCGAGTACCTGGGCTATGCCAGTGCCGAAGCCGGGGTGGCGCACTTCTCGGCGTCCACCGGGATCGATTTTTCCGAGTACGAACTGGACGAACCGATCCAGTACGTGAAGAGCAACGCGATCCAGTCGGCGACCCGCAACCTGCAGAACAACGACTGGACCCGGCGCAAGCTGCTGGAGCAGCACGCCCTGGGCGGGCGCTATATCACCGTGGTCGGTTCGCCGAGCCAGGTCGCCGACGAGCTGGAATCGTGGATTGCCGAGACCGGCCTGGACGGCTTCAACCTGACCCGCATCGTCACCCCGGAAAGCTACGAGGACTTCATCGACCTGGTGATTCCCGAACTGCAGCGGCGCGGCTCGTACAAGACCGCCTATGAGCAGGGGACGTTGCGCGAAAAGCTGTTCGGTGAGGGCGCGCATCTGCCGCCGGAGCATGCGGGATCGACCTATCGTCAGCCAACCGCCTGA
- a CDS encoding SfnB family sulfur acquisition oxidoreductase encodes MSNLNEAQVHSDQDIAPLLLPARVLRNDAEALQAARELAEVARLQAARRDQQRKLPWAEIEQFTRSGLGSITIPREFGGPQVSFVTVAEVFAIISAADPALGQIPQNQFGILQALLGTATERQKKQLFQSVLDGWRIGNAGPERGTRNTLEIKTRISADGDGFVISGQKFYSTGALFAHWVAVKALDDEGRQVMAFVRRGTPGLRVVDDWSGFGQRTTASGTVLLNDVRVEAENVVENWRQGATPNIQGAVSQLIQAAIDAGIARAAIDDSIAFVRERSRPWVDAKVERASDDLYVIADIGKLKIELHAAEALLRKAGQVLDQISAGPVDAAAAARASIVVAEAKVLTTEISLLASEKLFELAGSRATLAEFNLDRHWRNARVHTLHDPVRWKYHAVGAYRLNGTLPARHSWI; translated from the coding sequence ATGTCTAACTTGAACGAGGCACAGGTCCACAGCGACCAGGACATTGCGCCGCTGCTGCTGCCGGCACGGGTGCTGCGCAACGATGCCGAAGCCCTGCAGGCCGCCCGCGAGCTGGCCGAGGTGGCCCGTCTGCAGGCCGCCCGGCGTGACCAGCAACGCAAGCTGCCCTGGGCCGAGATCGAGCAGTTCACCCGCAGTGGCCTGGGCAGCATCACCATCCCCCGTGAATTCGGCGGCCCCCAGGTGTCCTTCGTGACCGTGGCCGAGGTGTTCGCGATCATTTCCGCCGCCGACCCGGCCCTGGGGCAGATCCCGCAGAACCAGTTCGGCATCCTCCAGGCGCTGCTCGGCACTGCCACCGAGCGGCAGAAGAAGCAGCTGTTCCAGAGCGTGCTCGATGGCTGGCGCATCGGTAATGCCGGGCCTGAGCGTGGTACCCGCAACACCCTGGAGATCAAGACCCGGATCAGCGCCGACGGTGACGGCTTCGTCATCAGCGGGCAGAAGTTCTACTCCACCGGTGCCCTGTTCGCCCATTGGGTGGCGGTCAAGGCGCTGGACGATGAGGGGCGCCAGGTCATGGCCTTCGTGCGCCGTGGCACGCCGGGCCTGCGGGTGGTCGATGACTGGTCCGGCTTCGGCCAGCGCACCACCGCCAGCGGCACCGTGCTGCTGAACGATGTGCGGGTCGAGGCGGAAAACGTCGTCGAGAACTGGCGCCAGGGTGCCACGCCGAACATTCAGGGCGCTGTCTCGCAACTGATCCAGGCCGCCATCGATGCCGGGATCGCCCGTGCCGCCATCGATGACAGCATCGCCTTCGTCCGCGAGCGGTCGCGGCCGTGGGTCGACGCCAAGGTCGAAAGGGCCAGTGATGACCTGTATGTCATCGCCGATATCGGCAAGCTGAAGATCGAACTGCATGCCGCCGAGGCGCTGCTGCGCAAGGCCGGGCAGGTACTGGACCAGATCAGTGCCGGGCCGGTGGACGCCGCTGCCGCCGCGCGGGCCTCGATCGTCGTGGCCGAAGCCAAGGTGCTCACCACCGAAATCTCCCTGCTGGCCAGCGAGAAGCTGTTCGAACTGGCCGGCAGCCGCGCCACCCTCGCCGAGTTCAACCTCGACCGGCACTGGCGCAACGCACGCGTGCATACCCTGCATGACCCGGTGCGCTGGAAGTATCACGCCGTTGGCGCCTATCGCCTCAACGGCACCTTGCCCGCCCGCCATTCCTGGATCTGA
- a CDS encoding DUF6124 family protein — protein sequence MFKVTPNPPKSDPALQAATERAFAHYEQPADPISKTPYLEDTLNNLDSILRSAAATAYESAEQLSGMPHHLAMASVHLIELAQSQVDGLLGQQH from the coding sequence ATGTTCAAAGTCACACCCAACCCGCCAAAAAGCGATCCAGCACTCCAAGCCGCTACCGAGCGAGCCTTCGCTCACTATGAGCAGCCAGCAGACCCCATCAGCAAAACACCCTACCTTGAAGACACCTTGAACAACCTCGACTCGATCCTGCGTTCGGCGGCCGCCACCGCTTATGAGTCCGCCGAGCAGCTGAGTGGCATGCCGCACCACTTGGCGATGGCTTCGGTACATCTGATCGAGTTGGCGCAAAGCCAAGTGGATGGGTTGCTGGGCCAGCAGCACTGA
- the ycaC gene encoding isochorismate family cysteine hydrolase YcaC translates to MSKPTYNRLNKDDAVVLLVDHQTGLISLVQDFSPNEFKNNVLALADLAKFFDLPTVLTTSFEQGPNGPLVPELKEMFPDAPYIARPGQINAWDNEDFVKAIKATGRKQLIIAGVVTDVCVAFPTLSALAEGFDVFVVTDASGTFNTTVQQAAWNRMTQAGAQMMNWFSVACELHRDWRNDIEGLGNLLSQRIPNYRNLMNSYAALTAR, encoded by the coding sequence ATGAGCAAGCCAACCTACAACCGCCTGAACAAAGACGACGCCGTAGTCCTGCTGGTCGACCACCAGACCGGCCTGATTTCCCTGGTGCAGGACTTCTCGCCGAACGAGTTCAAGAACAACGTGTTGGCGTTGGCTGACCTCGCCAAGTTCTTCGACCTGCCGACCGTGCTGACCACCAGCTTCGAGCAAGGCCCGAACGGTCCGCTGGTTCCAGAGCTGAAAGAGATGTTCCCGGACGCGCCGTACATCGCCCGTCCCGGCCAGATCAACGCCTGGGACAACGAGGACTTCGTCAAGGCGATCAAGGCCACCGGCCGCAAGCAACTGATCATCGCCGGCGTGGTGACCGATGTTTGCGTGGCGTTCCCGACCCTGTCGGCGCTGGCTGAAGGTTTTGATGTGTTCGTGGTGACCGATGCTTCCGGTACCTTCAACACCACCGTGCAGCAGGCGGCGTGGAACCGCATGACCCAGGCTGGTGCGCAGATGATGAACTGGTTCTCGGTGGCCTGTGAGCTGCACCGCGACTGGCGCAACGACATCGAAGGCTTGGGCAACCTGCTGTCGCAGCGGATCCCGAACTATCGCAACCTGATGAACAGCTACGCGGCACTGACAGCCCGCTGA
- the ssuC gene encoding aliphatic sulfonate ABC transporter permease SsuC: MTTLTRITHRLAPWALPILLLAVWQLSVSAGWLSTRILPAPSAVVEAGVALVQSGDIWTHLAISGWRAGLGFLIGGSIGLALGFITGLSKWGERLLDSSVQMIRNVPHLALIPLVILWFGIDESAKIFLVALGTLFPIYLNTYHGIRNVDPALVEMSRSYGLSGFSLFRQVILPGALPSILVGVRFALGFMWLTLIVAETISASSGIGYLAMNAREFLQTDVVVLAIVLYAVLGKLADLAARGLERVWLRWHPAYQSKGGAA, translated from the coding sequence ATGACGACCCTTACCCGCATCACCCACCGGCTCGCGCCCTGGGCGCTACCGATCCTGCTGTTGGCGGTGTGGCAGCTGTCGGTCTCGGCCGGCTGGCTGTCAACCCGGATCCTGCCGGCGCCGAGCGCCGTGGTCGAGGCCGGCGTCGCCCTGGTACAGAGCGGCGACATCTGGACCCACCTGGCCATCAGCGGTTGGCGCGCCGGCCTCGGCTTCCTCATCGGCGGCAGCATCGGCCTGGCCCTGGGCTTCATCACCGGCCTGTCGAAATGGGGCGAGCGCCTGCTCGACAGCTCGGTGCAGATGATCCGCAACGTGCCGCACCTGGCGCTGATCCCGCTGGTCATCCTGTGGTTCGGCATCGACGAGTCGGCGAAGATTTTCCTGGTCGCCCTCGGCACCCTGTTTCCGATCTACCTCAACACCTACCACGGCATCCGCAACGTCGACCCGGCGCTGGTGGAAATGTCGCGCAGCTACGGCCTGTCCGGCTTCAGCCTGTTCCGCCAGGTGATCCTGCCGGGCGCGCTGCCGTCGATCCTGGTCGGCGTGCGCTTCGCCCTCGGCTTCATGTGGCTGACCCTGATCGTGGCCGAAACCATCTCGGCCAGCTCCGGCATCGGCTACCTGGCGATGAACGCCCGGGAGTTCCTGCAGACCGACGTGGTGGTCCTGGCCATCGTTCTCTACGCGGTGCTCGGCAAGCTCGCCGACCTCGCGGCCCGGGGCCTGGAACGGGTCTGGCTGCGCTGGCACCCGGCCTATCAGAGCAAAGGCGGTGCAGCATGA
- a CDS encoding class I SAM-dependent methyltransferase: MKTLGPDDLNQIASTTLGHYNRTAEGFREGTRDHDVSQNIDALLRHIRGAAPFTILDFGCGPGRDLKTFTRLGHTAVGLDGTERFAQMAREDSGCEVLQQNFLELDLPAQRFDGIFANAVLFHVPLQELPRVLGQLHATLKPGGVLFSSNPRGENQEGWNGERYGSYHDLEAWQALLTAAGFVELEHYYRPAGLPREQQPWLASVWRKI; the protein is encoded by the coding sequence ATGAAAACCCTCGGCCCCGACGACCTCAACCAGATCGCCTCCACTACCCTCGGCCACTACAACCGTACCGCCGAAGGCTTCCGCGAAGGTACCCGCGACCACGACGTTAGCCAGAACATCGACGCCCTGTTGCGCCATATCCGGGGGGCGGCGCCGTTCACCATCCTCGATTTCGGCTGCGGCCCCGGTCGGGATCTCAAGACCTTCACCCGCCTGGGCCACACTGCCGTCGGCCTCGACGGTACCGAGCGTTTTGCGCAAATGGCCCGTGAGGACAGCGGTTGCGAGGTGCTGCAGCAGAACTTCCTCGAGCTGGACCTGCCAGCGCAACGTTTCGACGGCATCTTTGCCAATGCCGTGCTGTTCCATGTGCCCCTGCAGGAACTGCCGCGCGTTCTGGGGCAACTGCATGCCACGCTCAAGCCGGGCGGCGTGCTGTTCAGCTCCAACCCGCGCGGGGAAAACCAGGAGGGTTGGAATGGTGAGCGTTATGGCTCGTATCACGACCTGGAGGCCTGGCAGGCGTTGCTGACGGCGGCAGGCTTCGTCGAACTGGAACACTACTATCGCCCGGCCGGGCTGCCGCGTGAGCAGCAGCCCTGGCTTGCCAGCGTCTGGCGCAAGATATAG
- a CDS encoding NYN domain-containing protein, translated as MRTACFVDGYNLFYGLLAGSAYKWLDLPKLLAHILRTERSDNELTSVDFFTSGVKPDLATRGRVSKEAQDTYLRALIEKGVQVHHGRHQLESGLAPRFVDKKTRPSRFDQVPIWKIEEKETDVHIAISMYRLAAKQASLSADERVEQIVLVSADTDMTPALRALREDYPALRIGVILPHREDIKRNAPGSLKNHSNWMRHTVTTEELAACQLPARVPTRKKPAMKPDYW; from the coding sequence GTGCGTACAGCCTGCTTTGTTGACGGATACAACCTGTTTTACGGTCTATTGGCAGGGTCTGCGTACAAGTGGCTGGACCTGCCAAAACTACTCGCCCATATCCTGCGAACTGAGCGATCGGATAATGAGCTGACGTCTGTCGATTTTTTCACCTCGGGGGTCAAGCCTGACCTCGCCACCCGTGGCCGGGTATCCAAGGAGGCGCAGGATACTTATCTACGTGCACTGATAGAAAAGGGTGTTCAGGTACACCACGGTCGCCATCAGCTCGAATCCGGGCTTGCACCTCGATTCGTCGATAAGAAGACTCGTCCTTCAAGGTTCGATCAGGTTCCCATCTGGAAAATCGAGGAAAAGGAAACGGATGTTCATATTGCGATCAGCATGTACCGGCTTGCAGCCAAGCAGGCCTCGTTATCGGCCGACGAGCGAGTGGAGCAGATAGTGTTGGTGTCCGCCGATACGGATATGACCCCGGCACTCAGGGCGCTGCGTGAGGATTACCCGGCGTTACGGATTGGCGTAATCCTGCCGCATCGCGAAGATATCAAGCGTAATGCACCTGGCTCATTGAAGAATCATTCGAACTGGATGCGCCATACCGTGACAACAGAGGAGCTGGCTGCATGCCAACTGCCTGCCCGGGTGCCTACCCGGAAGAAACCAGCCATGAAGCCTGACTACTGGTAG
- a CDS encoding methionine ABC transporter permease, with protein sequence MWLDRLWQGVIDTFLMVGVSSLIALLLGIPLAVILVTSHKGGIYEAPAVNRVLGAFVNLFRSIPFLILMVALIPFTRLIVGTTYGVWAAVVPLTIAATPFFARIAEVSLREVDHGLIEAAQAMGCRRWHIVWHVLLPEALPGIVGGFTITLVTMINSSAMAGAIGAGGLGDIAYRYGYQRFDSQVMLTVIVLLVILVAAIQFGGDRLARVLNKR encoded by the coding sequence ATGTGGCTTGATCGGTTGTGGCAGGGGGTGATCGACACCTTCCTGATGGTCGGCGTGTCGTCGCTGATCGCGCTGTTGCTGGGCATTCCGCTGGCGGTGATCCTGGTCACCAGCCACAAGGGCGGCATCTACGAGGCACCGGCGGTGAACCGGGTGCTGGGGGCGTTCGTCAACCTGTTCCGCTCGATTCCGTTCCTGATCCTGATGGTGGCGCTGATCCCGTTTACCCGGCTGATCGTCGGCACCACCTATGGCGTGTGGGCGGCCGTGGTACCACTGACCATCGCGGCCACGCCGTTCTTCGCGCGGATCGCCGAGGTCAGCCTGCGCGAGGTCGACCATGGCCTGATCGAGGCGGCGCAGGCCATGGGCTGTCGGCGCTGGCATATCGTCTGGCACGTGCTGCTGCCCGAGGCGTTGCCGGGGATCGTCGGCGGTTTCACCATCACCCTGGTGACCATGATCAACTCCTCGGCAATGGCCGGTGCGATCGGCGCGGGTGGGTTGGGCGACATCGCCTATCGCTATGGCTACCAGCGCTTCGACAGCCAGGTGATGCTGACGGTGATCGTGCTGCTGGTGATCCTGGTGGCGGCGATCCAGTTCGGTGGGGATCGGTTGGCGCGGGTGCTCAACAAGCGCTGA